A single window of Labrus mixtus chromosome 23, fLabMix1.1, whole genome shotgun sequence DNA harbors:
- the gal3st4 gene encoding galactose-3-O-sulfotransferase 4 isoform X2, producing MLFRRRARMLRLLVCGRLGPVWMWKALLLFVAIGFAGQLLGVIFNKSVQPAGRSIFSSPDAQGPSLGSCQPHTHMMFLKTHKTASSTVLNMLYRFGEERDLRFALPLGYQLGYPLPFNAHRVKGYRGPRAVEFNIMGNHMRFNKPEVEKVMPADTFYFSIVRDPVALAESSFAYYKEVAPAFRKAKGLGDFADDPRKYYDPRLRNNHYARNLLWFDFGMDHNANFSVALAQRGTAMIRRAFKLILVSEYFDQSMILLRHALCWPLDAVVSFSLNARQQKPSSVGGIGGSWVGKAAAAAGVGGRVGRLQAKSVPNLSLTEDQREKLRQWNALDWYLYKAFNKTFWEEIGKFGHAQMEQEVALLRTRRDDLARVCLRDGGKPVEAQRIRDRNIRPFQSGLVKILGYELHPGLDNATRTACLRMIRPEIQYKDVLDFKQFPRVAAAPAPAQAGQQGGVAAGGSFLRADSSRTAERAMGGGEVGGRTVEEGGRDWDGSRLKKNNQTLTEGRARLR from the exons TGTGGAAAGCCCTGCTGCTCTTCGTGGCCATCGGGTTCGCCGGCCAGCTGCTCGGGGTCATCTTCAACAAGAG CGTCCAGCCGGCCGGCCGCTCCATCTTCTCGTCCCCTGACGCTCAGGGCCCCTCGCTGGGCTCCTGTCAGCCCCACACGCACATGATGTTCCTGAAGACCCACAAGACGGCCAGCAGCACCGTGCTCAACATGCTGTACCGCTTCGGGGAGGAGCGGGACCTCCGCTTTGCCCTGCCGCTCGGATACCAGCTGGGATACCCGCTGCCCTTCAACGCTCACAGGGTGAAGGGGTACAGAGGCCCCCGGGCCGTCGAGTTCAACATCATGGGCAACCACATGAGGTTTAACAAGCCGGAG GTGGAGAAGGTCATGCCTGCTGACACGTTTTACTTCTCCATCGTCAGAGACCCCGTGGCGCTCGCTGAGTCTTCCTTCGCTTATTACAAAGAAGTCGCTCCGGCCTTCAGGAAAGCTAAAGGTTTGGGCGACTTTGCCGACGATCCCAGAAAATACTACGACCCTCGTCTCCGTAACAACCACTACGCCCGCAACCTGCTGTGGTTCGACTTCGGCATGGACCACAACGCTAACTTCTCCGTGGCGCTGGCTCAGCGAGGGACGGCCATGATCCGGCGCGCCTTCAAGCTCATTCTGGTCTCGGAGTACTTCGACCAGTCCATGATCCTGCTCAGGCACGCGCTCTGCTGGCCGCTGGACGCCGTCGTCTCCTTCAGCCTGAACGCTCGACAGCAGAAGCCCAGCAGCGTCGGGGGGATCGGGGGGAGCTGGGTGGGGAAAGCGGCGGCGGCAGCGGGCGTTGGCGGCAGAGTAGGACGTCTACAAGCAAAGTCGGTGCCCAACCTGTCGCTGACGGAGGATCAGCGTGAGAAACTGCGTCAGTGGAACGCCCTAGACTGGTACTTGTACAAAGCCTTCAACAAGACCTTCTGGGAGGAGATCGGGAAGTTCGGCCACGCCCAGATGGAGCAGGAAGTGGCTCTCCTCCGGACGCGGCGGGACGACCTGGCCCGGGTTTGTCTCAGGGACGGAGGGAAGCCTGTGGAGGCGCAGAGGATCCGAGACCGAAACATCCGACCGTTCCAGAGCGGATTAGTGAAGATCCTGGGCTACGAGCTGCACCCGGGGCTCGATAACGCCACCAGGACGGCGTGCCTGAGGATGATCCGCCCGGAGATCCAGTACAAAGACGTGCTGGATTTTAAACAGTTCCCCCGCGTGGCTGCGGCGCCCGCCCCGGCTCAGGCGGGGCAGCAAGGCGGGGTCGCAGCCGGCGGGTCTTTTTTAAGAGCGGACTCGTCCAGGACAGCAGAGAGGGcgatgggagggggggaggtagGGGGGAGGacagtggaggagggggggagggactGGGACgggagccgtttaaaaaaaaacaaccagactCTGACAGAAGGAAGAGCGCGGCTCAGATAG
- the gal3st4 gene encoding galactose-3-O-sulfotransferase 4 isoform X3 has product MLRLLVCGRLGPVWMWKALLLFVAIGFAGQLLGVIFNKSSVQPAGRSIFSSPDAQGPSLGSCQPHTHMMFLKTHKTASSTVLNMLYRFGEERDLRFALPLGYQLGYPLPFNAHRVKGYRGPRAVEFNIMGNHMRFNKPEVEKVMPADTFYFSIVRDPVALAESSFAYYKEVAPAFRKAKGLGDFADDPRKYYDPRLRNNHYARNLLWFDFGMDHNANFSVALAQRGTAMIRRAFKLILVSEYFDQSMILLRHALCWPLDAVVSFSLNARQQKPSSVGGIGGSWVGKAAAAAGVGGRVGRLQAKSVPNLSLTEDQREKLRQWNALDWYLYKAFNKTFWEEIGKFGHAQMEQEVALLRTRRDDLARVCLRDGGKPVEAQRIRDRNIRPFQSGLVKILGYELHPGLDNATRTACLRMIRPEIQYKDVLDFKQFPRVAAAPAPAQAGQQGGVAAGGSFLRADSSRTAERAMGGGEVGGRTVEEGGRDWDGSRLKKNNQTLTEGRARLR; this is encoded by the exons TGTGGAAAGCCCTGCTGCTCTTCGTGGCCATCGGGTTCGCCGGCCAGCTGCTCGGGGTCATCTTCAACAAGAG CAGCGTCCAGCCGGCCGGCCGCTCCATCTTCTCGTCCCCTGACGCTCAGGGCCCCTCGCTGGGCTCCTGTCAGCCCCACACGCACATGATGTTCCTGAAGACCCACAAGACGGCCAGCAGCACCGTGCTCAACATGCTGTACCGCTTCGGGGAGGAGCGGGACCTCCGCTTTGCCCTGCCGCTCGGATACCAGCTGGGATACCCGCTGCCCTTCAACGCTCACAGGGTGAAGGGGTACAGAGGCCCCCGGGCCGTCGAGTTCAACATCATGGGCAACCACATGAGGTTTAACAAGCCGGAG GTGGAGAAGGTCATGCCTGCTGACACGTTTTACTTCTCCATCGTCAGAGACCCCGTGGCGCTCGCTGAGTCTTCCTTCGCTTATTACAAAGAAGTCGCTCCGGCCTTCAGGAAAGCTAAAGGTTTGGGCGACTTTGCCGACGATCCCAGAAAATACTACGACCCTCGTCTCCGTAACAACCACTACGCCCGCAACCTGCTGTGGTTCGACTTCGGCATGGACCACAACGCTAACTTCTCCGTGGCGCTGGCTCAGCGAGGGACGGCCATGATCCGGCGCGCCTTCAAGCTCATTCTGGTCTCGGAGTACTTCGACCAGTCCATGATCCTGCTCAGGCACGCGCTCTGCTGGCCGCTGGACGCCGTCGTCTCCTTCAGCCTGAACGCTCGACAGCAGAAGCCCAGCAGCGTCGGGGGGATCGGGGGGAGCTGGGTGGGGAAAGCGGCGGCGGCAGCGGGCGTTGGCGGCAGAGTAGGACGTCTACAAGCAAAGTCGGTGCCCAACCTGTCGCTGACGGAGGATCAGCGTGAGAAACTGCGTCAGTGGAACGCCCTAGACTGGTACTTGTACAAAGCCTTCAACAAGACCTTCTGGGAGGAGATCGGGAAGTTCGGCCACGCCCAGATGGAGCAGGAAGTGGCTCTCCTCCGGACGCGGCGGGACGACCTGGCCCGGGTTTGTCTCAGGGACGGAGGGAAGCCTGTGGAGGCGCAGAGGATCCGAGACCGAAACATCCGACCGTTCCAGAGCGGATTAGTGAAGATCCTGGGCTACGAGCTGCACCCGGGGCTCGATAACGCCACCAGGACGGCGTGCCTGAGGATGATCCGCCCGGAGATCCAGTACAAAGACGTGCTGGATTTTAAACAGTTCCCCCGCGTGGCTGCGGCGCCCGCCCCGGCTCAGGCGGGGCAGCAAGGCGGGGTCGCAGCCGGCGGGTCTTTTTTAAGAGCGGACTCGTCCAGGACAGCAGAGAGGGcgatgggagggggggaggtagGGGGGAGGacagtggaggagggggggagggactGGGACgggagccgtttaaaaaaaaacaaccagactCTGACAGAAGGAAGAGCGCGGCTCAGATAG
- the trappc14 gene encoding trafficking protein particle complex subunit 14, with translation MESRCEYFMYFPAAPVSSLTDLSEFTSLPKRKQVYLGETVQVLLVLRFRLQDAVKKGDSSGISPWKDLAGSLSAVASVCAAERRQQRADECEPDIQTSSCSEDEEEEEEPAGDRTRAFTHCSPLLMHSYPGRDGRPGAREPVKSALVLDDQVVFCLTVSLDKLPVNTVRAKVVVTVWKQDDEEVEVREHGYLTLLQLRSPAQTFRQDQSSFKAQVSTFLNVLPPPSLQCQQMTVSGKHLTVLKVLNCSSQEDVCLRDMKILPNYNSSYLPMMPDGSVLIVDTVCHQPAEVSTASFCRIDSESSRLPSMLSALEEQNFLFQLQLQNSDDEDSSEGLEVPLVAVLQWYTPNLPYTRFISSCYSLPSIRLDRPRLVMTASCPRAVRPLELFWVKYTLLNDLQDFLSVRLIWNAEARRGGAKDAMLDSVVCQSPLNHLGRCRKGSVLSFSVAFQILNSGLFELSQHMKLKLQFTSSPPGEPSSPLKNPPPSSSSPSTSRAVRDLQEGHGLGRSQSFSHQRPSRSHHVRSGSVMDPHIITPPVGSPSGRAVAPEHASLPLDKIAKRECKVLVLQPIRGTHSRVSSTA, from the exons ATGGAGTCCCGGTGTGAGTATTTCATGTATTTTCCCGCCGCTCCGGTATCAAGTCTCACCGACCTGTCCGAGTTCACGTCTCTGCCGAAGCGGAAACAGGTCTACCTGGGGGAGACCGTCCAGGTGCTGCTGGTCCTCAGGTTCCGG TTGCAGGACGCGGTGAAGAAGGGTGACAGCTCTGGTATCTCACCCTGGAAGGACCTGGCAGGCTCTCTGTCCGCTGTGGCGAGCGTGTGCGCCGCAGAGAGGCGACAGCAGAGAGCTGATGAGTGTGAGCCGGACATCCAGACCTCCAGCTGCAgcgaggacgaagaggaggaggaggagccagcGGGGGACAGGACCCGGGCGTTCACGCACTGCAGCCCGCTTCTCATGCACAGCTACCCGGGCAGAGATGGGCGACCGGGCGCCAGGGAACCGGTGAAG TCTGCTCTGGTTCTGGACGATCAGGTCGTCTTCTGTCTCACCGTCTCTCTGGACAAACTGCCCGTCAACACGGTCAGAGCaaag gtGGTGGTGACGGTGTGGAAGCAGGATgacgaggaggtggaggtgagaGAACACGGATACCTGACTCTGCTGCAGCTAAGGAGTCCAGCACAAACCTTCAGACAGGACCAGAGCTCCTTCAAGGCTCagg TCAGCACCTTCCTCAACGTTCTTCCTCCTCCCAGCCTTCAGTGTCAGCAGATGACTGTGTCTGGAAAACACCTCACTGTCCTcaaag tgTTGAACTGCAGCTCTCAGGAGGACGTCTGTCTCAGAGACATGAAGATTCTCCCAAACTACAACTCGTCCTACCTCCCCATGATGCCCGACGGCTCCGTCCTGATCGTCGATACCGTCTG CCACCAGCCGGCTGAGGTCTCCACGGCGTCGTTCTGTCGGATAGACAGCGAGTCGTCACGTTTACCCAGCATGCTCAGCGCCCTGGAGGAGCAGAACTTCCTGTTCCAGCTGCAGCTACAAAACTCAGACGATGAAGACTCGAGTGAG GGTTTGGAGGTCCCGTTGGTGGCTGTGTTGCAGTGGTACACTCCAAATCTGCCGTACACCAG ATTTATCTCCAGTTGTTACTCGTTGCCGAGTATCCGCCTGGATCGTCCTCGCCTGGTGATGACAGCTTCCTGTCCCCGGGCGGTCAGACCTCTGGAGCTCTTCTGGGTTAAATACACCCTGCTCAACGACCTCCAGGACTTCCTGTCCGTCCGTCTGATCTGGAACGCTGAGG CTCGGCGAGGAGGTGCGAAGGACGCCATGTTGGACTCTGTGGTGTGTCAGTCTCCTCTCAATCACCTGGGTCGGTGTAGAAAAGGCTCCGTCCTCTCCTTCAGCGTGGCGTTTCAGATCCTTAACTCAGGACTGTTCGAG CTGAGTCAGCACATGAAGCTGAAGCTGCagttcacctcctctcctccggGGGAGCCTTCGTCCCCTCTGAAGAACcctccaccatcatcatcctcaccttCAACCAGCCGAGCCGTCAGAGACCTGCAGGAGGGACACGGCCTGGGCCGCTCTCAGAGCTTCTCCCATCAGCGTCCGTCCAGGAGTCACCACGTCAG gtCGGGCAGTGTGATGGACCCTCACATCATCACCCCTCCTGTGGGGTCTCCGTCGGGTCGAGCAGTCGCCCCTGAACACGCCTCCCTCCCACTGGACAAGATCGCAAAGAGAGAGTGTAAGGTGTTGgtgctgcagccaatcagagggacACACAGCAG AGTCTCATCTACCGCCTGA
- the gal3st4 gene encoding galactose-3-O-sulfotransferase 4 isoform X1, whose amino-acid sequence MLFRRRARMLRLLVCGRLGPVWMWKALLLFVAIGFAGQLLGVIFNKSSVQPAGRSIFSSPDAQGPSLGSCQPHTHMMFLKTHKTASSTVLNMLYRFGEERDLRFALPLGYQLGYPLPFNAHRVKGYRGPRAVEFNIMGNHMRFNKPEVEKVMPADTFYFSIVRDPVALAESSFAYYKEVAPAFRKAKGLGDFADDPRKYYDPRLRNNHYARNLLWFDFGMDHNANFSVALAQRGTAMIRRAFKLILVSEYFDQSMILLRHALCWPLDAVVSFSLNARQQKPSSVGGIGGSWVGKAAAAAGVGGRVGRLQAKSVPNLSLTEDQREKLRQWNALDWYLYKAFNKTFWEEIGKFGHAQMEQEVALLRTRRDDLARVCLRDGGKPVEAQRIRDRNIRPFQSGLVKILGYELHPGLDNATRTACLRMIRPEIQYKDVLDFKQFPRVAAAPAPAQAGQQGGVAAGGSFLRADSSRTAERAMGGGEVGGRTVEEGGRDWDGSRLKKNNQTLTEGRARLR is encoded by the exons TGTGGAAAGCCCTGCTGCTCTTCGTGGCCATCGGGTTCGCCGGCCAGCTGCTCGGGGTCATCTTCAACAAGAG CAGCGTCCAGCCGGCCGGCCGCTCCATCTTCTCGTCCCCTGACGCTCAGGGCCCCTCGCTGGGCTCCTGTCAGCCCCACACGCACATGATGTTCCTGAAGACCCACAAGACGGCCAGCAGCACCGTGCTCAACATGCTGTACCGCTTCGGGGAGGAGCGGGACCTCCGCTTTGCCCTGCCGCTCGGATACCAGCTGGGATACCCGCTGCCCTTCAACGCTCACAGGGTGAAGGGGTACAGAGGCCCCCGGGCCGTCGAGTTCAACATCATGGGCAACCACATGAGGTTTAACAAGCCGGAG GTGGAGAAGGTCATGCCTGCTGACACGTTTTACTTCTCCATCGTCAGAGACCCCGTGGCGCTCGCTGAGTCTTCCTTCGCTTATTACAAAGAAGTCGCTCCGGCCTTCAGGAAAGCTAAAGGTTTGGGCGACTTTGCCGACGATCCCAGAAAATACTACGACCCTCGTCTCCGTAACAACCACTACGCCCGCAACCTGCTGTGGTTCGACTTCGGCATGGACCACAACGCTAACTTCTCCGTGGCGCTGGCTCAGCGAGGGACGGCCATGATCCGGCGCGCCTTCAAGCTCATTCTGGTCTCGGAGTACTTCGACCAGTCCATGATCCTGCTCAGGCACGCGCTCTGCTGGCCGCTGGACGCCGTCGTCTCCTTCAGCCTGAACGCTCGACAGCAGAAGCCCAGCAGCGTCGGGGGGATCGGGGGGAGCTGGGTGGGGAAAGCGGCGGCGGCAGCGGGCGTTGGCGGCAGAGTAGGACGTCTACAAGCAAAGTCGGTGCCCAACCTGTCGCTGACGGAGGATCAGCGTGAGAAACTGCGTCAGTGGAACGCCCTAGACTGGTACTTGTACAAAGCCTTCAACAAGACCTTCTGGGAGGAGATCGGGAAGTTCGGCCACGCCCAGATGGAGCAGGAAGTGGCTCTCCTCCGGACGCGGCGGGACGACCTGGCCCGGGTTTGTCTCAGGGACGGAGGGAAGCCTGTGGAGGCGCAGAGGATCCGAGACCGAAACATCCGACCGTTCCAGAGCGGATTAGTGAAGATCCTGGGCTACGAGCTGCACCCGGGGCTCGATAACGCCACCAGGACGGCGTGCCTGAGGATGATCCGCCCGGAGATCCAGTACAAAGACGTGCTGGATTTTAAACAGTTCCCCCGCGTGGCTGCGGCGCCCGCCCCGGCTCAGGCGGGGCAGCAAGGCGGGGTCGCAGCCGGCGGGTCTTTTTTAAGAGCGGACTCGTCCAGGACAGCAGAGAGGGcgatgggagggggggaggtagGGGGGAGGacagtggaggagggggggagggactGGGACgggagccgtttaaaaaaaaacaaccagactCTGACAGAAGGAAGAGCGCGGCTCAGATAG